The following proteins are co-located in the Labrys monachus genome:
- a CDS encoding RNA-binding protein, with protein sequence MRTGRTEDADDRQARERLCVATRLVQPVGTLLRLVVSPDGVLTPDLKRSLPGRGVWVTATRAAFTEAVRKKAFVRSLKHPAEVPADLADTIDRLLERAALDMLGLANKAGLVIPGYAKVMDAIESRRAAAVIQARDGAEDGLRKLAQAVRRAYLEKNAPSIVMNFDSAHLDLALGRSNVIHAALCAGPAATGFLDRVAALTFWRDGGLAPAQPQPSQEVPPHADDEPSTQDAGPSRDGVIGIFE encoded by the coding sequence GTGCGGACAGGACGGACCGAGGACGCAGATGATCGGCAGGCGCGCGAGCGCCTGTGCGTCGCCACGCGTCTCGTCCAGCCTGTCGGCACGCTGCTCCGCCTGGTCGTCTCGCCCGACGGGGTACTGACGCCCGACCTCAAGCGCAGCCTGCCCGGCCGCGGCGTATGGGTGACGGCGACGAGGGCGGCTTTCACCGAAGCGGTCCGGAAGAAGGCCTTCGTCCGCTCCCTGAAGCATCCGGCCGAGGTGCCGGCCGACCTCGCCGATACCATCGACCGGCTGCTTGAGAGAGCCGCGCTGGACATGCTCGGCCTCGCCAACAAGGCCGGCCTGGTGATTCCCGGCTATGCCAAGGTGATGGACGCGATCGAATCCCGGCGCGCCGCAGCTGTGATTCAGGCCCGCGACGGAGCGGAAGACGGTCTGCGCAAGCTTGCGCAAGCCGTCCGGCGGGCTTATCTAGAAAAAAATGCACCTTCAATCGTAATGAATTTTGATTCCGCCCATTTGGATTTGGCATTGGGGCGGTCAAATGTGATACATGCTGCGCTGTGCGCGGGCCCGGCGGCTACCGGTTTCCTGGATCGCGTTGCGGCGCTCACTTTCTGGCGCGATGGCGGACTTGCTCCGGCGCAGCCTCAGCCATCCCAGGAAGTCCCGCCACACGCGGACGACGAACCCTCAACGCAAGATGCCGGCCCGTCGAGAGATGGCGTCATCGGAATTTTTGAATGA
- the nusA gene encoding transcription termination factor NusA produces the protein MAVSANRLELLQIADAVAREKVIDRQIVLAAMEDAIQKAARSRYGQETEVRAEINPKTGEIRLSRLLLVVDQIENDATQILIEDARRKNPAAQVGDWIAETLPPFDFGRIAAQSAKQVIVQKVREAERDRQFDEFKDRVGTVVNGLVKRVEYGNVVVDLGRGEAVVRRDELLPREVFRPGDRLRAYLFDVRREQRGPQVFLSRTHPQFMAKLFEQEVPEIYDGVIEVKAVARDPGSRAKIAVISRDSSIDPVGACVGMRGSRVQAVVGELQGEKIDIIPWSPDVATFIVNALQPAEVSKVVLDEDSEKIEVVVPEAQLSLAIGRRGQNVRLASQLTGWDIDILTEAEESERRQKEFVARTQTFMNALNVDEVVGQLLASEGFRTVEEVAYVDPSDVSSIEGFDEETAEEIQTRARNYLNALEAELDGKRKTLGVEDDLKGIEGLSTAMLVALGENDVKSVEDLAGCATDDLVGWTERKDGETTKNAGYLDEFDLSRDEAEAIIMAARVKAGWIEAPAPAPVPDTAALAEHGA, from the coding sequence GCGATCCAGAAGGCCGCCCGTTCGCGCTATGGCCAGGAGACCGAAGTCCGCGCCGAGATCAATCCCAAGACGGGCGAGATCCGCCTCTCCCGGCTGCTCCTCGTCGTCGACCAGATCGAGAACGACGCGACGCAGATCCTGATCGAGGACGCGCGTCGCAAGAATCCGGCCGCGCAGGTCGGCGACTGGATCGCCGAGACGCTGCCGCCCTTCGATTTCGGCCGCATCGCCGCCCAGTCGGCCAAGCAGGTCATCGTGCAGAAGGTGCGCGAAGCCGAGCGCGACCGCCAGTTCGACGAGTTCAAGGACCGTGTCGGCACCGTGGTCAACGGCCTCGTCAAGCGGGTCGAATATGGCAATGTCGTCGTCGATCTCGGCCGCGGCGAGGCCGTGGTGCGCCGCGACGAACTCCTCCCGCGCGAAGTCTTCCGGCCGGGGGACCGCCTGCGCGCCTATCTCTTCGACGTGCGCCGCGAACAGCGCGGGCCCCAGGTCTTCCTGTCGCGCACCCACCCCCAGTTCATGGCCAAGCTCTTCGAGCAGGAAGTGCCGGAGATCTATGACGGGGTGATCGAGGTCAAGGCGGTCGCCCGCGACCCGGGCTCGCGCGCCAAGATCGCCGTGATCTCCCGCGATTCCTCCATCGATCCGGTCGGCGCCTGCGTGGGCATGCGCGGCTCGCGCGTGCAGGCCGTCGTCGGCGAATTGCAGGGCGAGAAGATCGACATCATCCCGTGGTCGCCGGACGTCGCCACCTTCATCGTCAATGCCCTGCAGCCCGCCGAGGTGTCGAAGGTGGTGCTGGACGAGGATTCCGAGAAGATCGAGGTCGTCGTGCCGGAAGCCCAGCTTTCGCTCGCCATCGGCCGGCGCGGCCAGAACGTCCGCCTCGCTTCGCAGCTGACCGGCTGGGATATCGATATCCTCACCGAGGCGGAAGAGAGCGAACGGCGCCAGAAGGAATTCGTGGCCCGTACGCAGACCTTCATGAACGCCCTCAACGTCGACGAGGTGGTGGGCCAGCTCCTGGCGTCCGAAGGCTTCCGCACGGTGGAGGAGGTCGCCTATGTCGATCCGTCCGACGTGTCGTCGATCGAAGGCTTCGACGAGGAGACCGCCGAAGAGATCCAGACCCGCGCCCGCAACTATCTCAACGCGCTGGAAGCCGAACTCGACGGCAAGCGCAAGACGCTGGGCGTCGAGGACGACCTCAAGGGCATCGAGGGCCTGAGCACGGCCATGCTGGTGGCGCTCGGCGAGAACGACGTCAAGTCGGTCGAGGACCTGGCGGGCTGCGCCACCGACGATCTCGTCGGCTGGACGGAACGCAAGGACGGCGAGACGACCAAGAACGCCGGCTATCTCGACGAATTCGACCTCAGCCGCGACGAGGCGGAAGCGATCATCATGGCGGCCCGCGTCAAGGCCGGCTGGATCGAGGCTCCGGCCCCGGCGCCGGTCCCTGACACCGCCGCTCTCGCCGAGCATGGAGCATGA